A single window of Deltaproteobacteria bacterium DNA harbors:
- a CDS encoding transcriptional regulator — translation MPEKMSPCPVETTMNLIGGRWKVLLLRELFEGKRRF, via the coding sequence ATGCCGGAGAAGATGTCGCCCTGTCCCGTGGAGACGACCATGAACCTGATCGGCGGCAGGTGGAAGGTCTTGCTCCTGCGGGAGCTTTTCGAGGGCAAGAGGAGGTTT